The Streptomyces sp. NBC_01463 DNA window GATCCAGCACCACAGCGCGAGCACTGACCCGCAAATCAGCGTCGCGTGCGGGGGGTGCGGCGCGGGAATTTGACAGCGGATGATCATTCATCCGCGAAGCCTATGAGGCAGCTGACACCGAGCGCTCAGAGTTCGCGGGCCAGCAGCACGAGATGACCCGGTCCCGTACCGCCTCGTTCCAGGCCGCCGGCCGCCGCCATCCCCCAGATCCGACACGCATCGCTCCGGCTGGCGGGCCGGCGCCACGTGGCACGCATATATCCAGGTCACCATCCACGTCAGGCTCCACCTGCGCTGACTTCGCATCTGAAGTGTCACGCCCGATAGATGGGATTCTCTCTACCTAAAACGTCATAATGAGTCACGAATCGCGGGCAGAAACTGTCCGCCACGGGTCTAGTTCGGATCTCAGGCATCCGGAAGGCGAGAATCTATGTGCACGCGAGCACTCTGGGCGGATGCGGGCGGGGCAGTTCTTGCCGGGCGCAACATGGACTGGATGGAGGACATGCGGACGAACCTCTGGGCGTTCCCCAGCGGCATGGTCCGCGATGACGGGCTCGACGCAGCCCTGACCTGGACATCCGCATACGGAAGCCTGGTCGCCGGCGCACACGACCTGATGACTGTCGACGGAATCAACCAGGCCGGCCTTGCGGCGCATCAGCTCTTTCTCCCGGAGTCCGACTACGGCGAGCGGGACGAGAGCCGCCCGGCGCTGAGCGCGGCGGTCTGGATGCAGTACGTCCTTGACAACTTCGCGACCGTCGCCGAAGCGGTGGAGTGGATCGAGGGCTCACAGCTCCAAGTGGTGGCGCAGAGCGACCCGTCGAGCGGGAAGTCGGTGACCCTACACATGGCACTGGACGACCGGTCGGGTGACTCGGCGATCGTGGAATACCTGGACGGAACGCCGCGGGTCCACCATGACCGGGCCTACACGGTGGTCACCAACTCGCCTCCGTTCGAGGAGCAGCTCGCACACCTCCGGACCATCCAAGGTCTTGGTGGCAACGAGCCGCTGCCTGGCGGGACCGATCCCTCGGACCGTTTCGCACGCGCGGCGTATTACCTGACGAGGCTTCCGCAGCCCCATGGCACGACCGAGGCGGTCGCCTCACTGCTGAGCGTGATGCGTAACGCCGCCCAGCCCTTCCGCGTGGCCGACCCTGACAAGCCCTACGCCTCACAGACCATCTGGCGCACGCTCGCGGACCTGAGCAACGGCATCTACATCTACGAGTCGACATCGCGGCCCAACATTGTCTGGGTCCGTATGTCCGGCCTCGATCTCTCCGAGGGTGCACCTGCGCTGAAACTCGATCTGGCCAACGACAGCGGACTCGAAGGCGGACTCGTCGGAGACGTCACCGACCGCTTCATTCCGACGCCGCCGATGCACTTCCTCCCGGCGCGGTAACCCCCACACAGGTGGCCGCCGGACACGGCACTGCACGGGCGCATGCCGTGTCCAGGTCTCCGAAGTCGTGAGGAAATGCCCGTCGCCCTGCGGCACGCATCGATTGGGAATCCCGAGCCCGAAAGTCCGTGAGGGAGGAACGTACGAGGACGGGCCGGCGCGCCGCACCACCGGTCTTCCCGGGCGTGTGCCAGTACACCGTGACTTATGGACAGGTCCTGCCCGGCGGATCGCGGGGAGATCAACAGAAGAGTCGCAGGTCACGCGCGCTTGCTGAGCCGGTGTCTTGGCCGACTGTGGCAGGCTGCACATATGTCTGTCGTTGTGGTGTCTTCCGAGGTTTCCATCGCGTACGAGAGCTTCGGTGACCCCGTGGACCCACCCATCCTGCTCGTGATGGGTTTCGGAGCGCAGCTGCTCGCCTGGCCCGAGGACTTCTGCCGGGCACTGGCAGATCGTGGCCGGTACGTGATCCGGTACGACAACCGCGACTGCGGGCTGTCCACCAAGTTCGACGATCACCCTGTCGACATGGGCAAGTTCATCGCGACTGTCAGCTCGGGTGACATTCCCGCCGCCCTCGCGATGGTTCCCTACCGCCTACAAGACATGGCCGACGACGGCCTCGGCCTGCTCACCGCGCTCGGTATCGAACGCGCCCACATGGTCGGCACCTCAATGGGCGGGATGGTCGCCCAGACCATGGCCCTCTCCTCCCCGGAGCGGGTGCTGACCTTGACGTCGATGATGTCCTCGACCGGCGAGAGTGAGTACGGCCAGTCCAGCCCGGAGGCTCAAGCGGTGCTGTTCACTCCGAAGCCGGCGGACCGCGCAGGATATGTCGCGGCGGCGGAGAAGGAACTGGTGTGGGCCTCCAGGCGCTACGGCGATGCCACGGCTCTGCGTGAGCTGGCCGCCGCAAGCTACGACCGCTCCTACTACCCCGCGGGGATCGGGCGGCAACTCGGCGCGATGATCCTCAGCGGTTCACGCGAGAACGCCCTCCGCGACCTGCGCGTGCCGACGCTCGTGATCCACGGCCTGGACGACACGCTGATCGACCCCAGCGGTGGAAGGCGCACCGCGGAACTCGTCCCGGGTGCGGAACTGCTGCTGATCCCCGACATGGGCCACGACCGCCCCCGCGAACTCTGGCCGCAGTTGATCGACGCCGTGGTCTCCCACACCGGCTGAGCAGGTCTTCCGTCGCACCTACGGCCCAGCTGAGGCCTCCTCTCCCGCCCTCGCCGCCGTGCATGCGACGAAGGGCCAGATCTCAAAGGCACGGCAGGTTCGTCGAGACCTGACCGCCCTCGCGCACAGGACGTCGACCTTGAGGCGACGTCGTCGCTGAAGCGGGCTCACCGAGAGCGGGTCGTCTTCGACCGCCAGGGGCACGAGCTGGCGCTGGGGGTCTGGTAATCCAACCGGAAGCGGCGCCGCGACAGGCTCAACCAGGAGCAGGTGGAGGCTCTGCGCGAGCTGGGCGTCACGTGGGCGGCAGGCGCCTGACCGGCACGGCAGCGATGCCCGCCCGAGTCTCCGCGGGCAGGCGCCTGACCGGCCCGGCGGCGATGCCTGCCCTGGGATGTGTCCACGGGCCGGCGCCGTGTTCGTTCCTGTGGCCTCAGGAATGCATTGCGGAGGCTCGGGGCCTGAGGCGACAATGCGTGAAGGTGCTGGGTGGTCTTCCCGGCGAAGTGTTGGAGGCGCTGCTTGTGAACACCGCATCGCGGTGCGCCTCGTCATGCGCGCCAGACGCTGACTCCTTCGCTTCGCCCGCCGGCTGACTTGTCCCGTACGCGGTGGGCGCTTCCCCTCATGGGAGACCCCCGTAGTGTCCGAAGACTTCCTGACGGGTGACCGTCGTCCTCTCACAACGGTTCTTGCCGCCAATCTCGTTTCGATCACTGGCAGTTGTCTGACGTATATGGGTGTGCCGTGGTTCGTGCTGCAGAGCACGGGCAGCGCCACCGCGGCCGGGATCGTCGCGTTCTGCACCCTGGTGCCCGTCGTGCTCGCTGCGCTCGTCGGTGGTCCGGTCATCGACCGAATCGGGCGACGTCGGGTGAGTGTCGCCTCGGATCTCGCCTGCGGAGTCGCGGTTGCGGCGATTCCGCTGCTGCAGTTCGCCGGCGTCCTGCGGTTCTGGATGCTGTGTGCGCTGATGGCGTTGACAGGGCTGTTTCGTTCTCCGGGTGAGACGGCCCGCAGCGTGCTGTTGCCCACGCTCGCCGCGCGCGCCGGAATGCCGCTGTCCAGAGCCGCAGGTCTGTACGACGGTGCGGCACGCTGTGCGGCGCTGACCGGATCGGCTCTCGGGGGCGTGCTGATCGCTGCGCTCGGTGCCGAAAGCGTCCTGTTGGTGGATGCGGCGACGTTCGTCGTGGCCGCGCCGCTGTTCGCGTTCGGGGTGCGCGGCCTGCCCGAGGCACAGCCCCAGCGGCAGGTCGAGGCGACATCGCTGCGTGCCTACCGCCATGAACTCGCGGAAGGCTACCGGTTCCTGGCGGCCACCCCGCTGCTGCTGGGCCTGTGCCTGATGACGCTGGTCACCAGGGGCCTCGACCAGGGATGGAGCGCGGTGCTCCTGCCCGTACATGCCCGTGAGGAGCATGGTGGTGCCATCCACCTCGGTCTGCTGAACGCAGCGTTCGGCATCTGTGCACTCACAGGGGCGCTGGTCTACGGGGCGATCGGCAGCCGCTTGCGGCGGTGGCCGGTGTTCACGATCGCGTTTCTCGTCGCGGGCCTGCCTCGTTTCGCAGTGGCCGCCCTCACCGACCGTTTCGCCCCGCTGGCCGTGATCATGGCAGTCGAGGGTCTCGCCTTCGGCGTCCTCAACCCCATCATGGCCACAGTGACCTACGAAGCGGTGCCCGAAGAGCTGCGCAGCCGCGTGCTGAGTACGACAACGGCCGCGACCCAGCTGGTCACTCCCCTGGGCGGACTGGCCGCGGGCTTCCTCGCGGATTCTGCCGGCCTGCAGTCCGCGCTGGTGACGTTCGGCGGCGTGTACCTGCTTGCCACGCTCAGCCCCGTGATCTTCCCTGTCTGGAAACGGATGGACCGTTCCGGCCCCTCCCACGACACCACGGCGACGTCTCTGTCGTCGCGAGGGACGGGGGCGAGACCGGTGTAGGCACGCTCACGACCCTCTTCGGCGTTGCGCACATGTCGTGAACCGGGTCCGGCGTTCACACACTCGTTCCCGAGGAGGGAAGGGCAGGCACCACCACGCAGCAGAGAATGCCGTCGAGGTCGGAGTGCGGCGGCCGGGCCTCACCCTGTGGAGGGGCCGGATGTGGCGCCGCGTGGTGCGTCACCGGTCCCGGTGTCTCAGGTGTTGGCGTAGCCGGGGATGGAGGCCTTGATGCGTTCGATCTCGCGTTCGTCGGAGACGCCCTGGAAGTCGTGGCGGGGGGTGTAGGGGAGTTCCAGGCGGCGGGCCTCGTCGTCGGTGAGGTCGAGGTCGAGGGAGGCGACCGCGTCGTCGATCTGCTGGAGGGTACGGGCACCGACCAGGGGGGCTGCGACGACGGGGTTGCGGCGCAGCCAGGCGAGAGCGACCTGGGCGCGGCTGACGTGGTGGGCTTCGGCGATGGCGCCGGTCTCGTCGATGATCTGGCGGTCGCTGTCCGCGTTGGCCTTGTAGAGCATGTCGGCGAAGCCGCCGTCGGTCGCCGCGCGGGCGCCGGTGTTCGCTTCGTCGAAGGGGCGGGCGAGGCGGCCCCGGGCGAGCGGGCTCCAGACCATGGTGGCGACGCCCTCGTCGGCGCAGAGCGGCAGCATTTCGCGTTCCTCTTCGCGGGCGAGGAGGTTGTAGTGGTTCTGCATGGTCACGAAGCCGGCCCAGCCGTTGCGTTCCTGGATGTGCAGGGCCTTGGCGAACTGCCAGGCGTGCATGGAGGACGCGCCGAGGTAGCGGGCCTTGCCGGCCTTCACCACGTCGTTCAGCGCCTCGAGGGTCTCCTCCAGTGGCGTCTGGTTGTCGAAGCGGTGGATCATGTAGATGTCGATGTAGTCGGTGCCCAGGCGGCGCAGACTGGCGTCGATCTCGGACATGATCGCCTTGCGGGACAGCCCGCCGCTGTTCGGTCGGCCGGGTCGCATGGTGTGGCGGACCTTGGTGGTGATGACGACGTCGTCGCGGTCGGTGTAGTCCTTCAGGGCCCGGCCCAGGATCTCCTCGGACGAGCCGTAGGAGTACATGTTCGCGGTGTCGAAGAAGTTGATGCCCGCGTCCAGGGCGTGCCTGATCAGGGGGCGGCTGGACTCCTCGTCGAGGGACCACACGGGGTGACCGCGGCCGGGCTCGCCGTAGGTCATGGCGCCGACTGCGATCGGGGAGACATCGAGGCCGGTACGGCCCAGTTTGATGTAACGCATGGGAGAGCTCCTACAATGAGAGAGCAGAAACGGAGATGTCTCCGCCTGACTCTTCGACGGTAACGGAGAGCTCTCCGCTTAGCAAGCGAAGGCCGCCCTCCGCAGCCCCTCACCGCCGCATCACCACCAGGAGGACCCATGCCCGAGGCCTCACGGCAGCGCGCCGACGCACTCAAGAACCGGGAGCTGATCCTCCAGGTGGCCCACGACGCACTCACCGAGTCCCCCGATGCCTCGCTCAACTCGATCGCCAAGCGGGCGGGCATCGGCCCCGGCACCCTCTACCGGCACTTCCCGACCCGCGAAGCACTGCTCCTCGAAGTCCACCAGCACGGCATCGACCGACTCACCGACGCCGTGAGCGACGCCCTCGCCGCCCAGCCCCCACTGGAGGCGCTGCGCACTTGGTTCATCACCCTCACCGGCTACGTGCGCATCAAGCACGGCCTCGGCGAAGCGCTGCACTCCGCCGCCGCCAAGGACGTGATCAGCGCCTCCTGGCCCCCCGTCACGGCCGCGGTCCAGCGCCTCCTCGACGCCTGCGTCGAGGCGGGCGAGGTGCGCCCCGGCATCGACCCCGTCGACGTGATCATGCTGTTGAGCTGTTTGTGGCGTACGCCGGACGGCCCGGAGGGTGCCGCCCAGGTCGACCGCCTCCTGGATCTCGCGATCGAAGGGTTCCGCCCATAGGTGAGCGGCACGGCACTGCACCTGACAGCGAGCAGCCGACCCGTTCAAACGAACCTCGGCCCGCACCGTCACCGCCCTCGCCCCGTTCCACTCCAACCCCCGGCAAGGCACCGTGGCCGGGCGCAGTCCGAGCCGGAAGGAAGCAGTTACGTGGGGACCGTACGGATCACGGACGCGAACCGGTTATCGACAGTGAAACCGGACCTGGCCGCGACACTGAACGTCGAGAGGTCAGGGGTCACCCCCGACTCACTGACGGTCGCCTCCAACCGAAAGGTCTACTGGAACTGCCCGGACTTTCCCGCGCACGATCCGTGGGAAGCCGTGGTGAACAACCGCAGCGGAGGGTTCCGCAAGCGCTACGGCACCGGATGCCCCACCTGCCGCCTGCGCCAGACATCAGCGCAGGAGCTGCGGCTCAAGGCCGAACTCAGCACAGTCCTCGCCATCGACGCCTACCGTGATGCCGTTCACTCCGGACGGGTCGAGCGGGTCGACATGGTGATCGACGCCGACGGTCTGCGCATGGTCCTCGAGTTCGACGGCTCCTACTTCCACGGGAACGAGCAGTCGGCCAGGAGGGACAGTGAGAAGTCCCGACGGCTGCGCGAGTCCGGTTGGATCGTGGTGCGTATCAGGGAGGCCCCGCTCGACCTCCTCGACCCGGCCTACGACGTAAGGGTCGGTTTCCTCGCAGAGCCGGAGACCGCTGCGGCCGACGTCCTCGACCACCTGGTGGTGCTTGGTCTGCTGAACCCGGCAGCGGCCGAGCAGTACCGGGCCCTGGACGCTCCCCAGGCACAGGAAACAGCGAGCAGGTGGATCCGCGAGCGCATCGGCGAGCAAGCGGCACGGCGGCTGGAGTACTCGGCGCAGAACGACGCGTGGGGCTTCATGTTCGAGGAGCTGGTGGCGTACGAGGCCGACACCAGCGACTGCTACCCCACGGACCAGCTCTGCGTCGACGGACGCAATCTGGGACTCTGGTGCCGCAAGCAGCGGCGACTTCAGCGCACCGGTCGCCTGCGAGCCGACCGGGCCGGGCGCCTGGCGACGATCGCCACCTGGTCCTCCCGGACTGCGCACGAGGCAGGTTTCTGGGCCGGCCACGACCGGTACCTGCGGCGGGCCGAACCTGGAGATCCGCGCGAGCGGGAGGAACTGCCGTCCAGCCGCGATGCGACCGTGTGGGCGAACAACCTCCGAAAGCGGCGGGCCGAGCTCATCGCCTGCGGCGGCGATCTGCCGGGCGATCAGCTCGAGGCCATGGAGAAGGTACCCGGCTGGTCCTGGGACCCCTATCAGGACGCCCACGACACGAAGGTCGAGGTGATGCAGCAGTTCTGTGCCGCCACCGGCCGTGCCGTCTCGTCGGTCAAACAGCGCGAGCAGTGGAACAGCCACCCCGTGGGAGTGTGGCTCAACTCCTGGCGCACCCGCCGCGATGTCCTGTCTGCCTCACAGGAGGCCGAGCTCGAGGCGCTCCCGGGATGGACCTGGGATCAGCAGGGAGACCAGTGGACCGCAATGCTTCAGCACCTTCAGGACTTCGGGGCGGCACGGGGCCACATACAGCCGAGCCTGACCCTCGGCGACGAACACGAGAAGGCGCTCGCCAGGTGGAAGCGCAACCACAAGAACCGTCTCCGGGGCCGCGGAGACGACAAGGCTCTCCGCCTGCGGGCGCTGCTGGCCCAGTACGGGGAGACACTGCCCTGACCACGGTGGGCCCCGGCCGGCCCGCGCCTCACCGCGGTCCCGTGCGCGGGCCCGGGTCGCGTGTCCATGCATGAGGCCCCTGCCGGGCGCAGGCAGTGGGAGGGCCGAGCCTCTGGAAATCCTCAAGTTGCTTGCCATACGGAGATCATGACCGTCACGCTGATCCACATGGCAGCCATCACGGGACTCAGTAAAAAGCACAACTTCGTGCTGGTCATCCGGGACGCGGACGAGATCGCGGCAACCCTGCGTCAGGCATTGGCCGAGGCATCGCCCGAGGAGCGTCCAGGCCTGGAACGCGCCGCCGCGCTCGTGGAGTCGACCGCCGCAGACACCGAGGGCCTACTGCGCGCCCGCTGGGTCCGCTCCCGGCTGGCAGCCGCCGGGTTCACCGGAGACATCGCCTCAGTCGCTGCGGTGAAGGCGCTGCGTCAGGCGGAACCGAAACTGAGCCTGCTGGCGGCGGCACAACTGCAGAAGGACGCACTGGCCCATCCGGAGTGACCCGGCAGCGCATGGCGGATACGCCCATGGGGCCAACCGTCAGCTCATTCGCCGGGGACGGGTTCCCACCTCATGGTGAGCCGGCTTCCCCCCGGGGGCGTCGGAAGTCGGGCGATTTCGGCCTCAGCGGCACTGGCGTCCGACAGCCACGCGCATGCCAAGCTGGACCCTCTGGCCCGAAACGGCGTTCGAAGTCACTCAGGCAGCGCCACGGTGAGATCCACCTCGACGAGCTGTCCCAGAAAGCCCAGCTGGGCGACGCCCAGGAGCGTGCTGGCAGTGGTGAATGCCGGACCGAGGCCGGACTCGGTGAGCCGACTCCATGCGGCACCGAGAGTGTCCCTCTCATCGCTTCGCACGTAGATCACCGACCGCACCACATGTTCGGGCTTGGCGCTCACTGCTGCCAGGGCAGTGAGCGCGTTCGCGACCACCTGGTCGATCTGCGTCTCGAGGGAGTCGGAACCGACGAGGTCGCCGTTCCCATCAAGCGGGCACTGCCCCGCCAGATAGGCGGTACGGCCTGCCTCCACCACGGTGATGTGGTGGTAGCCGGGTGTCGCATGCAGTTGCTCGGGGTTGATGCGGGTGATGCGGGTGATCTTCTCGGTCATGTCAGCGAGTCTGACCAGCGTGGTGCCGGCACGCACCTCATTTTCCCCACGGGTCAGCACTCCGCAGTGACGTGCAGCGGTTCGAGGACGAGCCCAGTGCCTGTTCCTCAAGCTTCGACCCGGGTTCCGCCAGGAGCCTGCTGACTGTCTTGCCGGTACGACAGAACTGGACCCCACAGCCCTTGCCGCCCGATCCGATCCGGACGGAGCGGCTCGTGCTCCCTCATCCCGGATCCGCGCTGTCCGAGTCCGGTGCGCGCGACGGGTCAGGCGACGGTCAGTACGGCTTTGCCGCGGACGGTGCGGGCGCGCAGGTCGGCGATGACGTCGGCGGTGCGGGCCCAGTCCCGTACCGTGCCGATCTCGGGGTGCAGGCGGCCGGCGGCGACCAGTCGCACCAGGGCGGACAGGTCCCCGCCGAAGGTCGCGTCCGAGGTGGTGTAGTCGAAGTGCGCGATACGGGCCTGGTTCGGGCCCCTGAAGAAGTCGAAGAAGTCGAGGGTGACGGGCTCGCGGCTCGCCTGGCCGAACCACACCAGCAGGCCACCGGGAGCCAGCTGGGCCAGAGCGGCGGGCAGGCCGGCCCCGCCGACCGACTCCAGCACCACGTCGTACGGGCCTGCGGCGTCGTCCACCGACGTGATCAGTTCGGTTGCCCCCAGCTGCAGCAGCTGCGCGCCGCGGTCCGCGGTGGCGCTGACCGCGGTGACGGCAGCACCGCCTGCGGCGGCGAGTTCCGTCACGTAGTGGCCGACGCCACCGCTGGCACCGGTGAGCAGGACCCGACGGCCGGCCAGCGGACCGGCGGCGCGCAGCAGTCGCAGCGCGGTGATCCCCGCCAGTGGCAGGGCCGCGGCGGTCACGGCATCGACGCTGTCGGGCAGCTCGGCGAGACTGGTGGTGGGCACGGCGACGCGCTCGGCCCAGCCGTATGCGGGCGGATGGGCCACGACCCGGGTTCCCGTGGCCGGCCCGCTGCCGTCGGCCGCGGCCCGTACGACGGTACCGGCGACGTCCTTGCCGGGCCGCCAGCCCGCCCAGCGGCGATCGAGACCGCCGTCGAGCTGGAAGGTCTCCCCGCGGTTGACGGAGTACGCCTCCACCGCGACAACCACCTCGTCCGTGGCGGGCTCCGGCTCGGCGGCCTCACCGAGGACGACCGATTGGCCGGTGTCGGCAGTTGCTCCGGGCAGTATCGCCTTCATCATTCCTGACATCGCTTCAAAGGCCTCTCGCTTGTGTGCGGGTGCTCGGGGTTCAGGCGACAGGCGCGACGAGGGCGCGCTCCCAGTGCTGGGTGTCGGCGTACTCGCGCATGTTCGTGATCTTGCCGTCGCGGACCGTGAAGACGCCGACGTTGTTCTCCTGGTACGGACGGCCGGTCCGGCCAGTGGCCCAGGAGTCCCATTCGACGAGGACCTGCTCGCCGGCGCCGAAGTGGTTGGTGATCCTGATTCCGATCTCCTTCACCGGGTCCAGGTGGGCGAAGGCGGTGGCCAGGAAACCGTTGATCACCTGGTCGCGGCCCTGCCACGTACCGGAGATCGGCAGGTCGCCGCCGTACCAGCAGCTGCCTCCCTCGGCCCAGGAGTCGAGGATGGCCTCCTGGTCGCCGGCCTCCAGTGCCTCGAAGTAGCGCAGCACCACAGCGGTCGGTTCGGTTTGCGCGGTCATGCCGGTTCTCCTTGGTTCGTCGCAGGCGGGGTCGGGGGGGCAGGCGTGATCAGGCGAAGACGACCGTCTTGGCGTGCAGGGTGTCGAAGTATTCGCGCACCGTCGCGATCTTGCCGTCGCGGACCGTGAAGACTGCGAGGCAGTGCTGGTCGTAGCGGCCCCCGGTCTTGGCCAGGGCGCGGGTGTTCCACTCGGCGAGGACCTGGTCGCCCTCGGCGATCAGCCCGTCGAAGGTGAACTCGATCGTCTCCGGGCGCAGCCGGGCCACCATCCGCGGAACGAACTCTCCGAGGATCTCGTCCGGCCCGGTCCAGGTCCCCGACAGGGGCAGGTCACCGGCCAGCGTCCAGGTCGTGTCGGGGGTGAAGAAGTCGCGCAGCGCGTCGACATCACCGGTCATCAGGGTGTCCATGTACGCCTGGACGACTGCCTTGCCGGCCTCGGTGTGCTCCCGCTCGTTCATGTTCTGCCCCTTCGTGGCGGTGTTCTTTCCGATGCCTCGAACCTACGGATCCTCCGCCTCGGAAGGGAAAGACCTGTTCCGGCTCGGCCCAGAACACAGCGGCATAACGGCAGTTCAACCCACCTGTACGATGTTCGGCATGTCAGAGCTCCGCCGCCTTCGCTACTTCCTTGCCGTCGCCGAGGAGCTCAATTTCACCCGGGCCGCCGCGCGCCTGCACCTGGCCCAGCCCGCGCTGAGCCGCCAGATACGCGAGCTGGAGAAGGAACTGGGTGTGCAACTGCTGGAGCGCACCACCCAGTCCACCTCGGTCACCGAGGCCGGCCGACTGCTTCAAGAGCGCGGCCAGGAACTCTGCGCGGAAGCCGACCGGCTGTGGCGCGACGTACGCGCCTTCGCCACCGGGGCCCAGGGGAAGATCTCCATCGGCTACAGCGCGAGCACCAGCTACGACACCGCACCCACCCTGCTCGCAGCACTCGCCGAGGCGCACCCGGACATCAGCGTCACCACGCGGCTGCTGCCCACCGCCGAGGTCGTAGCCGGCGTCGCCGAGGGCACCCTCGACGCCGGCCTGGTCCGCTGCCCGCCGCCGACGCCCCAACTCGTCCGCACCTTCGTGCGCCTGGAGCCCCAGGGCGTACTCATGGCGGAAGGACATCCACTGGCCGAGCACTCGGAGGTCGATGTCGCCGCACTCGCCGGCCAGACGGTCCTCCTGCACGCCCGCAGCGACAACCCCGGGCACCACGACGCGATCACCGGCATCTTCGAACGCGCCGGCATCGCACCGAGGCTGCGCGAACGGCAACTGTCCTTCGACGTCGCGCACATGCCCGTAGCTCAAGGCAACGCGGTCTCCGTGGTCGGTGCATCCGTTCTTCCCGGTCTGCCGGCCGGACTGGTGTGGCGGCCGCTGTCCCCGGTCTCGGCCATCGAGATCCACCTCCTCACCCGCGGCGGCACCGGGCAGCCCGTCACGGCCCGGCTGCTCCAGGTCACCGCCGACACCGCCCGCACCCATGGCTGGCTCCGCTCCCCGAGCTGACCCTTCAGCCGGGTGGTGGGCGTCCCCGACGCGACCGAGGCGGCAGGTGAGGACCGTGCACGCGCGTCTCTCGTCCCGGGCAAGCAGCGCGTCCACCGTGTGCAGGTGGTCCTCGGCCGACGCGTCTGCCGGCCTCCGCGAGAGTGCGGCGTTCCCGTACGGCCCGGACCGATGGTGAGGGTCGTCGGTCGTCCATGCCGTCGTGACGCTCTCCTCGGCGTTCCGGCACACGTCGGAACGCCGAGGAGAGCGTCGTGAGTCACCTCAGCAGCGGCTGACGTCGATCCGGATCAGATTGCGGCCGCGGATGGCATAGAACCTGCCGCGCTCGTCCACCGCGGCTCGCGGGATGCCGTACCAGTCGGCGTCGAGCTCCACCAGGTCGGTGCGTGCGAACGTCTTCTTGTCGTAGCGGACGAAATCCGAGCTGGACGCCCCGTACACGTACCCGCGATCGGCGAGCAGCGTCCCGTAGTTCGGCACCACCGAGCCGTGGTTGGCGGAGTGGATCACCTTCCGGGTACGCAGGTCGATCACGAAGAAGTCGCCCCTGAAGCACATGACGTACAGGTGGCGGCCGAGCACGGTGAGGCCCGTGATCCCGGTGGGCCTGGACTGCGGCGTCATCCGCCACAGCTCTCGCCTCCGGACCGGATCCCACGCGACCAGGGTGCCGGCGGTCGCGGCGACGTTCTGGCCGCCGAGATAGGTCACGCCGTCGTGCGCGACGACCGCACGGACCATCTGTTCGTCATCGATCGGGTTGACGGCGGTCGTCGTGGCACCGCTCTTCGGGTCGAACGTCATCAGCGATCCACCCGACTCGTAGTCGGACTGCAGCCCGATCACCATCAGCCGGTGGCGGTCGTCCCAGACGATCTGGTGCGGGCGGTTCTGCTGCGGCGGCAGATCGGCCAGCTTGCGGGCCCACTCGTCGTCGACGCGCGGGTTGAACGCCAGGAGGCCGATCGCGTTGTACTGGGCGAAGTGGGCAGTGCCCCGGTGCAGCAGGATGTCCTTGGCCTCGCTCGTCGCGAGCACCCTGTTCTGCTTCCCGGTACGCAGATCATGCCGTGCGACCGAGTTCGTCCCGCCGACGTACACG harbors:
- a CDS encoding linear amide C-N hydrolase, which translates into the protein MCTRALWADAGGAVLAGRNMDWMEDMRTNLWAFPSGMVRDDGLDAALTWTSAYGSLVAGAHDLMTVDGINQAGLAAHQLFLPESDYGERDESRPALSAAVWMQYVLDNFATVAEAVEWIEGSQLQVVAQSDPSSGKSVTLHMALDDRSGDSAIVEYLDGTPRVHHDRAYTVVTNSPPFEEQLAHLRTIQGLGGNEPLPGGTDPSDRFARAAYYLTRLPQPHGTTEAVASLLSVMRNAAQPFRVADPDKPYASQTIWRTLADLSNGIYIYESTSRPNIVWVRMSGLDLSEGAPALKLDLANDSGLEGGLVGDVTDRFIPTPPMHFLPAR
- a CDS encoding aldo/keto reductase, which encodes MRYIKLGRTGLDVSPIAVGAMTYGEPGRGHPVWSLDEESSRPLIRHALDAGINFFDTANMYSYGSSEEILGRALKDYTDRDDVVITTKVRHTMRPGRPNSGGLSRKAIMSEIDASLRRLGTDYIDIYMIHRFDNQTPLEETLEALNDVVKAGKARYLGASSMHAWQFAKALHIQERNGWAGFVTMQNHYNLLAREEEREMLPLCADEGVATMVWSPLARGRLARPFDEANTGARAATDGGFADMLYKANADSDRQIIDETGAIAEAHHVSRAQVALAWLRRNPVVAAPLVGARTLQQIDDAVASLDLDLTDDEARRLELPYTPRHDFQGVSDEREIERIKASIPGYANT
- a CDS encoding Helicase associated domain protein yields the protein MGTVRITDANRLSTVKPDLAATLNVERSGVTPDSLTVASNRKVYWNCPDFPAHDPWEAVVNNRSGGFRKRYGTGCPTCRLRQTSAQELRLKAELSTVLAIDAYRDAVHSGRVERVDMVIDADGLRMVLEFDGSYFHGNEQSARRDSEKSRRLRESGWIVVRIREAPLDLLDPAYDVRVGFLAEPETAAADVLDHLVVLGLLNPAAAEQYRALDAPQAQETASRWIRERIGEQAARRLEYSAQNDAWGFMFEELVAYEADTSDCYPTDQLCVDGRNLGLWCRKQRRLQRTGRLRADRAGRLATIATWSSRTAHEAGFWAGHDRYLRRAEPGDPREREELPSSRDATVWANNLRKRRAELIACGGDLPGDQLEAMEKVPGWSWDPYQDAHDTKVEVMQQFCAATGRAVSSVKQREQWNSHPVGVWLNSWRTRRDVLSASQEAELEALPGWTWDQQGDQWTAMLQHLQDFGAARGHIQPSLTLGDEHEKALARWKRNHKNRLRGRGDDKALRLRALLAQYGETLP
- a CDS encoding TetR/AcrR family transcriptional regulator, whose amino-acid sequence is MPEASRQRADALKNRELILQVAHDALTESPDASLNSIAKRAGIGPGTLYRHFPTREALLLEVHQHGIDRLTDAVSDALAAQPPLEALRTWFITLTGYVRIKHGLGEALHSAAAKDVISASWPPVTAAVQRLLDACVEAGEVRPGIDPVDVIMLLSCLWRTPDGPEGAAQVDRLLDLAIEGFRP
- a CDS encoding MFS transporter codes for the protein MSEDFLTGDRRPLTTVLAANLVSITGSCLTYMGVPWFVLQSTGSATAAGIVAFCTLVPVVLAALVGGPVIDRIGRRRVSVASDLACGVAVAAIPLLQFAGVLRFWMLCALMALTGLFRSPGETARSVLLPTLAARAGMPLSRAAGLYDGAARCAALTGSALGGVLIAALGAESVLLVDAATFVVAAPLFAFGVRGLPEAQPQRQVEATSLRAYRHELAEGYRFLAATPLLLGLCLMTLVTRGLDQGWSAVLLPVHAREEHGGAIHLGLLNAAFGICALTGALVYGAIGSRLRRWPVFTIAFLVAGLPRFAVAALTDRFAPLAVIMAVEGLAFGVLNPIMATVTYEAVPEELRSRVLSTTTAATQLVTPLGGLAAGFLADSAGLQSALVTFGGVYLLATLSPVIFPVWKRMDRSGPSHDTTATSLSSRGTGARPV
- a CDS encoding alpha/beta fold hydrolase; this translates as MSVVVVSSEVSIAYESFGDPVDPPILLVMGFGAQLLAWPEDFCRALADRGRYVIRYDNRDCGLSTKFDDHPVDMGKFIATVSSGDIPAALAMVPYRLQDMADDGLGLLTALGIERAHMVGTSMGGMVAQTMALSSPERVLTLTSMMSSTGESEYGQSSPEAQAVLFTPKPADRAGYVAAAEKELVWASRRYGDATALRELAAASYDRSYYPAGIGRQLGAMILSGSRENALRDLRVPTLVIHGLDDTLIDPSGGRRTAELVPGAELLLIPDMGHDRPRELWPQLIDAVVSHTG